From a single Miscanthus floridulus cultivar M001 chromosome 8, ASM1932011v1, whole genome shotgun sequence genomic region:
- the LOC136469292 gene encoding uncharacterized protein has protein sequence MREREGAAGHHPRRPRTHRGRRRAAVATALAPAAVSTGKGRERGEGEGETEVRGRRGNAEEEGVGGEDAADASRSRRHPIRARVGESRGERESVKRRERRGREAVWGSGS, from the coding sequence ATGAGGGAGAGGGAAGGGGCCGCCGGGCACCACCCGCGCCGGCCGAGAACCCACAgggggcgccgccgcgccgcggTCGCCACCGCGCTCGCGCCTGCCGCCGTCTCGACcgggaaggggagagagagaggggaaggggagggagaaacAGAGGTAAGAGGTAGACGAGGGAATGCTGAGGAGGAGGGGGTGGGGGGCGAGGACGCCGCCGACGCCTCCCGCTCACGCCGCCACCCTATCCGCGCCCGCGTCGGAGAGAGTCGGGGAGAGCGAGAGAGCgtgaagaggagagagaggagggggcgagAAGCTGTATGGGGAAGCGGAAGCTAG
- the LOC136476592 gene encoding U-box domain-containing protein 4-like: MDNLYPSTLLNSISCLGALTSDVSTVRPKPIQKYCKNVYDISSIVNPLVEDLCKSPEEQLNEVLKDLDTAVNEASGLIGNWHQTTSKVYFGWQIESVISDIQGCSLQLCQLVNSLLPSLTGRACTCIEKLQDINYEHMFDLVKEVAMELAETNAVGSENLLKLSSLLSLSTNMELYMESVSLENLRTRALRSENREELELAEQMIPLVNYMHDHLLREKQQLSINGVPIPADFCCPLSLELMSDPVIVASGQTYERVYIKLWLDEGFTICPKTRQRLGHSNLIPNYTVKALIANWCESHDIRLPDPMKSLKLNFPSAASSLQDSSAADGSPLHPSVVSRANIPGSPEADVYLRNLNGASPPHSLANQNSHVHANRPGHDVSTSQTSENANGSAPDVSRLSLASSEARESSLEGRRGGSIGQMSGHSTEEAFQSSNLDRDLQDNLASSSLNGSLPNSGQLDGECDNGVTRVPSDRTNYSSDASGEVTDGGGAPVASSVPQREHLIPPRLGTRGQFIRRQPSDRGFPRIISSSTMDARSDLSAIENQVRKLIDDLKSDSIDVQRSAASDLRSLAKHNMENRIVIANCGAVNLLVSLLHSPDAKTQEHAVTALLNLSINDNNKIAIANADAVDPLIHVLETGNPEAKENSAATLFSLSVIEENKVKIGRSGAIKPLVDLLGNGTPRGKKDAATALFNLSILHENKARIVQADAVRHLVELMDPAAGMVDKAVAVLANLATIPEGRNAIGQARGIPALVEVVELGSARGKENAAAALLQLCTNSNRFCSIVLQEGAVPPLVALSQSGTPRAREKAQALLSYFRSQRHGNSARR; this comes from the exons ATGGATAATCTCTATCCAAGCACTCTGCTCAACAGTATCTCGTGTCTTGGCGCCTTAACATCTGATGTCTCTACCGTGAGACCCAAGCCTATTCAGAAGTATTGCAAAAATGTATATGATATCTCAAGCATCGTTAATCCCCTTGTTGAGGATCTTTGCAAGTctcctgaagagcaactcaatGAGGTCCTAAAAGATCTTGACACCGCTGTCAATGAAGCTTCAGGACTTATTGGAAACTGGCACCAGACAACCAGCAAAGTATATTTC GGTTGGCAAATTGAGTCAGTAATATCAGATATTCAGGGATGTTCCCTTCAATTGTGTCAGCTGGTGAATTCGCTCTTGCCTTCTCTGACTGGTCGTGCCTGCACGTGTATTGAG AAACTCCAGGACATCAATTATGAGCACATGTTTGATCTGGTTAAGGAGGTTGCCATGGAACTTGCAGAGACAAATGCAGTGGGCTCTGAGAATCTGTTGAAACTGTCAAGTTTGTTGAGCTTGTCAACAAACATGGAATTATACATGGAATCTGTTTCCCTTGAGAATCTCAGGACAAGGGCACTACGCAGTGAGAATCGTGAAGAACTGGAGCTAGCTGAGCAGATGATTCCACTGGTCAACTATATGCATGACCATCTTCTCAGGGAAAAACAACAGCTTAGCATCAATGGGGTGCCTATTCCTGCTGATTTTTGTTGTCCCCTTTCCTTGGAGCTGATGTCTGATCCTGTTATTGTAGCGTCTGGACAGACCTATGAGCGGGTTTatatcaagttatggcttgatgaGGGTTTTACTATCTGCCCAAAAACACGCCAAAGACTTGGCCACTCCAATTTAATACCTAATTATACTGTGAAGGCTCTGATAGCTAACTGGTGTGAATCGCATGACATCAGGCTTCCTGATCCTATGAAATCATTGAAGTTGAACTTTCCTTCTGCTGCCTCCTCCCTTCAGGATTCGAGTGCTGCAGATGGCAGCCCTCTACATCCTAGTGTTGTGTCAAGGGCTAATATTCCTGGGTCCCCAGAAGCTGATGTGTATTTGAGAAACTTGAATGGAGCATCTCCTCCCCATAGTTTGGCCAATCAGAATTCTCATGTGCATGCAAACCGTCCTGGTCATGACGTCTCGACAAGTCAAACTTCAGAAAATGCAAATGGTTCTGCACCAGATGTTTCAAGGTTATCTCTTGCAAGTTCGGAAGCAAGAGAGTCTAGTTTGGAAGGAAGGCGTGGTGGTTCGATTGGACAAATGTCAGGACATTCTACGGAGGAAGCATTTCAATCTTCTAATTTGGATAGGGATCTGCAGGACAACTTGGCTAGTTCTTCATTGAATGGTAGTCTTCCAAATAGTGGTCAACTTGATGGGGAATGTGACAATGGGGTTACAAGGGTTCCAAGTGATAGGACAAATTACAGTAGCGATGCATCTGGAGAGGTTACAGATGGTGGTGGTGCGCCTGTAGCCTCTTCTGTTCCTCAAAGGGAACATTTAATCCCTCCAAGATTGGGTACTAGAGGACAATTCATCAGGCGGCAACCATCAGATAGGGGTTTCCCCAGAATTATATCTTCCTCAACGATGGATGCACGGAGTGATCTCTCTGCCATTGAGAATCAGGTTCGGaagctgattgatgatttgaaaaGTGATTCTATAGATGTTCAGAGATCAGCAGCATCAGATCTTCGTTCTCTAGCTAAGCACAACATGGAGAATAGGATTGTCATTGCAAACTGTGGGGCTGTAAACTTGCTGGTTAGTCTTCTTCATTCACCAGATGCCAAAACCCAAGAACATGCTGTGACTGCTCTTTTGAATTTGTCGATCAATGACAACAACAAAATTGCTATTGCAAATGCTGATGCTGTCGATCCTCTCATTCATGTCCTTGAGACTGGGAACCCTGAAGCTAAAGAGAATTCAGCAGCTACTCTTTTCAGTCTCTCGGTTATTGAAGAAAATAAAGTGAAGATTGGACGATCTGGTGCCATCAAGCCTCTAGTAGACTTGCTAGGAAATGGCACCCCTCGAGGAAAGAAAGATGCAGCTACTGCATTGTTTAATCTGTCTATTCTTCATGAGAATAAAGCTCGCATCGTGCAAGCTGATGCTGTGAGGCACCTGGTTGAGCTTATGGATCCTGCTGCTGGGATGGTCGACAAAGCTGTGGCTGTGTTGGCAAACCTCGCTACGATACCAGAAGGAAGGAATGCGATTGGGCAGGCACGTGGCATTCCAGCCCTTGTTGAAGTTGTTGAGTTGGGTTCTGCAAGAGGGAAGGAGAATGCTGCGGCCGCCTTGCTTCAGCTCTGTACAAACAGCAACAGATTTTGCAGTATAGTTCTTCAAGAGGGCGCAGTGCCCCCGCTCGTCGCCCTTTCACAGTCAGGAACACCGCGGGCGAGAGAGAAG GCACAAGCGCTTCTGAGCTACTTCCGCAGCCAAAGACATGGGAATTCAGCAAGGAGATAG